The Peptoanaerobacter stomatis genome includes the window GCACCGTCAGACGCAGCAGTTACGACTTGTCTGAAACGTTTTTGTCTGCAATCTCCAGCCACATACACTCCTTGTGCAAGCTTCATATCTTCGCCTGCTACAAAATACCCGTTAGAGTTCAATTTGAACTCTTTTGCAAATAAGCCGGTATTTGGCACATTACCTGTAAATACAAATACTCCAAGTATATTAAATTCATTTTGAGGTTTTATTTGCTCTGTATTTCCTGTTTTTAAATCCTTAATCACAATCTCGTTTACTAAGCCGTCACCTTTTATTTCATCTATGACGCAGCTCATTTTAAACTCTATTTTTTCATTATTTTTCGCTCTTTCTTGTAATATCTTAGACGCTCTGAATTCATCACGTCTGTGAATTACTGTAACTTTTGATGCGTATTTTGTCAAAAATATAGCCTCTTGCAAAGCTGTATCTCCTCCACCTACGACAAAAATCTCTATATCTTTGAAAAAAGGGCCGTCACAAGTAGCACAATATGATACTCCCTTTGATGCAAACTCATCTTCCCCTTTTACTCCCAATTTTCTCGGATTTGCACCAAGTGCCAATATAACAGCTTTTGCTTCAAATGTTTCTTCTTTTGTCTTGATGAGCTTCAATTTATTAGAAAAATCAAAATCTATTACTTCCTGACTTATAAATTCCGTACCGAATTTTTTCGCCTGCTCATACATTCTATCTATTATGGCTTGACCTGATTCATTCCCAAGAGAGCCCGGATAATTTTCCACATCCATAGTGTTAGATATTTGCCCTCCAAAAGTTGCTTTTTCCAAAACTAATGTCTTTAATTTTGCTCTTGATGTGTAGATTGCTGCTGTAAGTCCTGCTGAGCCTCCACCAACTATAATAATGTCATAGCTCTTCATAGTTTTCTTTCATTGATATGAAAATATCAACTATTCTCCCTTCTAAAATTTTTATTTTATTCTAAAACTTATACAATAAAAATAGATATAATCGTATCATATTCTATATAAAATTTTTAACTTTTTATATCATATAAATATTAATATTATACCATAATTTTACATAATATATTCTTTTTAATTCAAAAAATATATTATGTGTTTTTTACTATTGTTCTAAACTTTATTTAAATTAAGATATTTTCAGATATATTATACTAAAAGTTAATAAAATAATGGATATTTCTATTTTTAAGAATTTATTAGCTAAGTAAAATTAAATATACTTAAAATAAATAATTTATATAAATATATTCATTAATTAAGCATTTGCATTATATAATACTATTAATAACAGCATAACTTTTAATAATTGCACAAAAAAATACATATAGATAATTTATGTATAGTATTTTAGTCCAAAAATTATCTATATGTATTTTGATTTTTATTCCTCATAAGTGTTGCCTACTATAACGTTTATATAATTAGGTTTTACACTCAATTTTAATGGAAGTGACGGTCCTTTTTCTCCGTCTATACTTACCGCCAAACTCCTGTCCTCGCAGTCTATTTCAAATTCTGAAGATTTTATTATTTCTATTATGTTCGAATTTGTAAAGTCTTCTCCTTTTACCACTTTTACCAATAAGTTTGCCAAATCTACAGGATTTGCCTCTTTTACTATAATCATTTCAAATAAACCATCTTTTATATCCACGTTGTTGCCGAATAATCCACCTATATTTCCTACATTTGTTCCATTTAAGACCAGAACCATATATGCTTGTAATTCAACAGTTTTTTTATCTGATTTTATTATAAATTTATTAGTTTTTATATTAGGTAATTGCGTAAGTCCTTGAAGATGATAAGCAAATGGACCAAGCCACTCTTTTAAATCCGAGTTGGTTTCAAAAGATGTCTCTGCAAAAACTCCAATTGCAAGTGAAGATAAAAATATCTGACCTGTTTGTAAACAGCCTATATCTACCATTGCAGTTTTATATTTTGCAATTTCTTCTATCGTTTTATATACTCCTGACGGCATAGATATATTTGAAGCAAAATTATTACATGTTCCACTTCCTATTACAGCGTACGGCTTTGTTATATTGTTTTTTACTATTCTTCTTGCTATTGAATCTATTGTGCCGTCACCTCCGACTCCGATAATAAAATCATAATCCAAAGTGTTCAACAATTCGCTTAAAATATCATAAATTTCTTCTTCAAGTCTTATAACAGTCAAAATTATTTTATTTTTTATAAAGTGTTCGATTATCTTATCTAATTCTGTTGCTATATCTCTATTACCTGATAATGGGTTGTATATAAACAGTGCTTTTTTATAAGCTTTCATGGTTAGTACCTCGTTAAATTTGAAGTTCATACTAATCTCTAATTAAAATAATAGTATACTTAAATGTGTAAGTTATATTTTTATATGTATTGTAATAATTTTAGATTTATCACTCTAAATAGGTGTTAGTATTATTATGTATGTTTTTTTGTAATATGTATTAATTTAAAGATAAGCTTATTTTTAAAACTTGATCAACTCTTCCCATTGTATTTTCATCTGCTGTCCCTATAAACTCTCTTAATCTTATTTTGTCAATAGTTCGTATCTGCTCTAATAACATAACAGAGTCTTTTTCTAAGCCAAATTGTTTTGCACTTATCTCTATATGAGTGGGCAATTTGGCTTTATTCATTTTTGAAGTTATAGGTGCTACTATTATAGTTGGTGAGAATTTATTTCCTATGTTGTTTTGCACTACTATCACAGGCCTTATTCCACCTTGCTCTGAGCCTATAACCGGACTTAAATCCGCATAATATATATCGCCTCTCTTGACCACTTTATCAGATTTCATTACACACCTCCTTTCTAATTATTCTGCATGATATTCTCTTTTTACTCTCTTATGCACTGCACATATGGTTTCGTCTATTATTGTATTGGACAGTTTAGCTATGTAATATCCACTGCTGTTATCATATCCGAATATATATACTTTCTTGCCTATCTCTATATAATCGTCCAATCTTATCATCATCTGATCCATACACACATTACCTACTGCTGTACCTTTTTCTCCGTTTTCGAATAAAATTTGTACATCTTTGTTAGATAATGCTCTGCTTATTCCATCAGCGTAACCTATCGGTATAGTTGCTATCCATTCATCTTTTTCAAGTTTATACTTGGCACCGTAACTTACGGTTGTGCCTTTTTTGAGAAGTTTTATGTTGGATACGACACTTTCCAATCTCATAGCAGGTTTTAAATCAAGTGAAGGATTTTTTATATCGTTTAATGAATATCCATACATACCTATACCTAATCTTATCATATCCAAATCATATTTTACTGATTCAGACGCTGATGAATTTGCGATATGTTTAATGCCGAGATTTATACCTGATTTTTCTAAATTTATGCACATCTCGTTAAAATTATCAAACTGAATTTTATTAAACTCGTTTTTAACTTCATCCGCACACGCAAAGTGAGAAAAACAACCAACTATTTTTATGCCCGGCATATCATTAACAGCGCTTATTTCTGACACATAATCATCTTGCATCAAAAAGCCTATTCTTGACATACCTGTATCTAATTTTATGTGAACTTTAGCTGTAATTTTAAGCTCCTCGGCTTTTTTAGATATGATTTCAGCTATTTTAGTGTTGTATACTGTGAAATCCACATCATTTTTTATCAGATTTTCCACTTCTTCTTCAAACACATATCCAAGTATTATTATAGGTTTATATATTTTTGCAGCTCTTAATTCTATTGCTTCATCTCCTGTTGATACTGCAAAATAATCTATATATTCTTGTATATAATTTGCCACTTCAATGCTCCCATGTCCATAGGCATCTGCTTTTACGACTGCACATATCTTTGTTTTTTTATCTCTTATGTTTTTAAATTCATTTATGTTATGTAATATATTGTTTAAAAAAATTCTTGCTATTGCCCTATTAGATGAAAACTTCACCTTTGTTCATCTCCTGACGAATATAATTTAAAGTCAATTTTATCTTTACTTTTGAAAATTTTTATTTAGTGCTAAACATTTATAATTTGTTGTATACTTAGTATTTATAACGATAAATATAATATAAAAATATATTATCTCTACTTTTAAAATTATACAACAGTTTTTCCTATACTATATTAAAATTTTTCTCTAAATATACAAATTAGCCCCACAATATAATTGATAAGGCTAATCTCAATTTTAACAACTTATAACAAATGTTCATCAATTTTTTGAGTTTCTTTCGCTCCCATAAATCCATGAATAAAGCCATATGTCGAATCTATTCTATTTTGTAATTCATCTCTTTTTATGCGTTTATTTTCTAATTCTTTTCTTAATTGCTCTATATTTTTTAATATACTGTCCAACTCTTTTTCATCAGTTTTTATTGTGCTGTAACAACAACTTAAAGTTTCTCTTAAAAGCTGTAAATTATGTTCTTCTTTCAGTACCAACAACTCTTTTATGCTGTTTTCTCTTTTTTCTATCTCATCATTAAATTCCAATATTTTGTTTCTTGTTTCTTCCAGCTCTTTTTCTACTTTTGCATTACCATTGTTCAACTGATTTGATAAATATAATACATTTGAGACCAGCCTTGATTTTTCCTTATGTATGTTATTAGCTTCCAAGACTTGTGTTTTTTCGATTGTCATAACATCTCTAAGTGATTTAATCGTAGATTCCATTTGAGGTGTTCGTACATACTTGATCATATCATTAAATGGCTTGTACTCCAACAACATGGGTACTATTTTTTTTTCAAGTATTTCTTCAAAAAGTTTATCACTTTGACTTTTAAAAGCTTTCACACTACTTCCTTTCTTTCTTAATAAAATCAGTCTTAATAATTTTTTAACAACCTATTATTAAAAATTTAATTTTATAATTATATTATATGCTTATATCGTCAAATTTACAATATTTTTTTATAGTAATAAACAATATTTATTCCATAATTCAGAGTATAAATAGAAATTATTATCAAAAAAGACTATATTAATCAGAATAATTCAATATAGTCTTTAAATCTCATTATATTTCTTTGTAGACAACCTTATTTTTACCTGAGTGTTTCCCCTCATACAATAAATTGTCCGCTGTTTTTATTAACTCTTCGTATTTTATTTTGGAATCATATACTGCACATACCCCAAAAGTCATAGTTATAGATACGTTTACATCGTCAAACAAAAAATTTTGCTTGTATATTTTTTCTCTCAATTTATCTATTATGTTATATGCAAAGCCTTTTCTTACATTTTTCATGAGTATTAAAAATTCTTCTCCACCCCATCTGCATATTATGTCATCTTTTCTGAAATTCTGTTTGAAAATCATGCCTACTTTCGCAAGCACTATATCTCCGTTCGGATGTCCATATGTATCGTTTATTCTTTTAAAATCATCTATATCTGCAAATATCAAAACCAAGTTGTCCAATTTTCCACCGTTATAATCGTCTATGGCTTCATCCAACTGCTGTGTCATATAAAATTTTCTTACCAATCCTGTTAAAGCATCATATTCAGCTATCTTCTTGTATCTTTCTTTTTCTTCTACCAACTTCATATTTTCAAATTTATTTTTTATCTCAAAAAAACTGAGAGATGCATAATTCACTACATTTACAGAAAAGAAATATGAAAGGAAATTTAATATGTAAAAATCTATAACTGCCGGATCAAAATTCCATGCAAATTTTTTAGATATGAGCAATCTGAAAAATATAACAGCTTCCAAAAATATGACTAACATTTTGACAAATATGTTGTTATTCATCAAAAATACGTCTGTGGACATAAGAATCAAAAACAAAAGTTCAAAGCCGTATCCAAAGCCTATCTTCATAATTGCAAGCGTAGCAAACAGCATAACTTCTATATTCCACACTATTGTAAATTTATCAAGCTGTATTTTCTTCCTAAAAATAACCAAAAATAAGTAAAAAAATACACTGAATATATTATATTCGATTAGTGGTAATTTATTGTGTTTTATAAAAAAAATATGATAAACTATATGAACAACCAAAGAACCCATAGCTAATAAAACATAGGTTATATCTGTTCTGCATTTTTCATCTTTCTCATAGAATATTAAAAAAAATCTATCTTTTACACTCATACCTAATTTCCCTTACTATATCTCCTCAATATCTACAAATACAGCATCCTTCCAAAGCCTTTCTAAATTATAAAATTCTCTGTCTTCCGTCTTAAATATATGCACAACTATATCGTTATAATCTATTAATATCCATTTTGCACTACTCTTGCCTTCCACGGCTCTTGCTTCTACACCAAGTTTCGACATTTCATAATCCAATGCGTCTTCCAACGCTTTTACTTGTCTTTCACTTGGTGCAGATACTATTACAAAATAGTCTGTTATACTTGATATTCCATTTACATTCAAGACAACAATATCTTCGCCAAGTTTTTTATCCAATACCTCATAGATTTTTTTTATTTTTTCATTAGTAGTCATCTAATTAAGTTCTCCTTAAAAACTCATTTTTTATTTTTACACTATATTAATCTAATGATACACTTTAAACAATTATATGTCAAACTATTTTAAATATTCATAAATTTTATTTCACAAAATCTTTTCCAAGAACTATAAGAATATCTGTAGGCTTTCCGTAGTATGCCTTGTTTTCTTGTGTTATTCTGTTGACACCTAATATAGTTGCTATATTTTGAGCTAAAATCTCATCATCTGTATAATATACTACAGTTTCTTCATAATCAAAATTATCTGCATTTGCTGAGTCTTGAACCTCTATGTTATTTACAAATAATAAATCTGTTGCTCTTTGTGCCAATCCTTGACGTCCATCCCCATTTAATATGACAACATAAGGTATTTTAGGAGCATTTGTTACATTTGCCGTATCAGTAGAATTTTTACTATCTGGTGCAGTCGCATTTTCATCTTGCATCTCTTGTGAGATATAATAATTCCCTGATAAAAGAATATCCAATAACTCTTTTGATTTTTCAGGATCTGCTATATAATATGATGTTCCGTACATAGTCTTCGCTTCTCCCGGCAATACTTCTTTTTTTATGTTATATGGTTTTATATCTATACATTTTGATGCAATTTTGAGCATATCTGTAATACTCATATCTGTCTGTACATATTTATAAAATGTATCAATATATTGCGGTATATGTGTAGCCGACTCCACTGACAAAACTTTTTTTATAAGACTTGTCATAAATTTTTGCTGAGATTCTATTCTTCCAAGGTCTTGGTTTGCATATCCGTATCTGAATCTCAAAAATTGCATAGATTTTTCACCGTCTAACAGTTGTAGACCTTTTTTCAATTCTATATGAAGAGGTGGTGTAGCATAAGGGTCGTCGTAATTCATATCCATAGGTACATCTACTTCTACTCCGCCTATATCATTTATTGTTTTAAACAATGCTTGATAATCCACTTTTACAAAGTGATGTATATCCACATTTAACAATTTTTTTACAGCTTTTAATGTGGAGTTTATGCCTCCTATTGAATGTGCAGAGTTTATTTTATTGAATTTATATTTATACTCTTCAATTTCTGCTCTTGTATCTCTCGGTATGGATAATATAAATGCTGTTTTTGTCTTGGGATCTACAGATAAAAGCATCATAGTATCCGTTCTCATATTTGCATGATTTTGACTGCCGTCTAAACTGTCTACTCCTAAAAGCAGTATATTTATTCTGTCATCATTCATCGTCTTGGATAGTTCCTGTAAATCCGCCAATGTCAACTCATTATCAGGATTGCTTTTTTTAATATTGTTTATATATATATTTGCTACAAGCACCAAAACAAATATAAATGCTACAATAAATAAAAGCAGTTTGAGCAATTTTTTCATTATTAATTCCAGCCTTATTTCAATATTTTTATAAAATGTATATAGAATTTTTCACACATATCATAATTACTATTTTATTTAAAACTTATTCTTGAATTATCTTTTTTATATGAGGATGTTTGACCTCTTCCAAATGCTTCTTACAATTTTTAAGCAAAAAATTTCGTGCATTCAATGTGTCTTGATGTATGAGGTCATTTTCGCTTGCAAGATGTATCATAGTGTTGTTAAGTGCATAGTATAAGGCATAGTACAAATCTATATAAGATAATTGCCTTATTTTTTCAACTCCTTCAAACTTTCTGTTTTCTTCGATATAGTCTGCCAAGCATATAATCATCTCCAATTTGCTCATATCAGCCCTGCCTGTTGTATGATAACTTATTGCATTTAATATGTCTTCGTCTTCAATATTGTATTCATACTGTGCAATATATCGTCCTATCTTCGCATGTAGCAACTGATGACTTACTTGCTCTATTTCATCAAAAACTATATTGTATTTTTTTACTTTTTCTTCTATCTCATCATAACTTAATTGCTTGGCAATATCATGCAACAATGCTGAAATTCTTGCTTTATCTATATCTTCTCCATATCTTTCTGACAGCATGATGGCAGATTTCTCCACGCCTAATGTATGCTGATATCTTTTTTCGCTCAACAAATGTTTCAAATCTTTTTTTATTCTATCAAATATAGACTCCATTTTCATTCTCCAATTTATAAAGATTATTTTTTATTATATAATTTATAAAGATTATTTTTTATTATATAATTTTCTACTTTTTCATCGACAAAATATTTTATACTTCTATTTTCTTTTACTCTATTTCTTATGTCGGTAGAAGATATTTCTATATCGGGAGTATCTAAAAAACACATATCAACATCGTATTTTATAAATTTTTTCTGAAGTTCAGATTTTATTTTCTCTCCTCTTGTCACTACAATAAAAGTTATCAATTTGCTAAGTTCTTCAAATTTATACCATTTATCAAACAACATAAAAGCCTCTTGACCTATTATGTAATAAAATTTGTCATTTTTATATTCCTTTAACAAATATGAGACAGTCTCATAACTATATGAATAATCTTCTTTTTCTATTTCATAATAATTTATCAAAAAATTGGAATTGTCCTTTATCGCAAGTTCTACCATAGCTTTACGATGATTTTTGTCAATAACATAATCTTTATGTGGAGGAATTCCCGACGGTATAAACATTATTTTATCAAGTTTCATATAATCCATGACATAGTTCGCTATGAAAGTATGTCCGAAATGTATAGGGTTAAAAGTGCCTCCAAGTATGCCTATATTCACAATCAATACCTCATCTTATACATAATTTATATATCAACTAAACTTAAATTTTTAAAACAATCATTTAATTTTACCACTATAAATTCAAAATAATATATTTGATATTTTTTTCAATAAACGCATTTATTAATCGTATAATAAATAAATTAAATAATTATATCACATTTTATAATATTGCTCAACTTTAGCAAATTTATCATATATATTTAATCTGTTTTTAATTATATGGTAAATTGACTTTTTTATACTGTTATTTTATTATTGAATCATAAATACACATGAGAATATTTTTTATATTTTATTTCAGGAGGTTATTTATTATGAAAAAGTTTTTTAAAGTTTTTTTAGCCATATTCATCTTATGCGCTATGAGTATTCATCAGATATACGCCGTTTCAGTGT containing:
- the trxB gene encoding thioredoxin-disulfide reductase, with translation MKSYDIIIVGGGSAGLTAAIYTSRAKLKTLVLEKATFGGQISNTMDVENYPGSLGNESGQAIIDRMYEQAKKFGTEFISQEVIDFDFSNKLKLIKTKEETFEAKAVILALGANPRKLGVKGEDEFASKGVSYCATCDGPFFKDIEIFVVGGGDTALQEAIFLTKYASKVTVIHRRDEFRASKILQERAKNNEKIEFKMSCVIDEIKGDGLVNEIVIKDLKTGNTEQIKPQNEFNILGVFVFTGNVPNTGLFAKEFKLNSNGYFVAGEDMKLAQGVYVAGDCRQKRFRQVVTAASDGAIAALEAGAYIDESF
- a CDS encoding YegS/Rv2252/BmrU family lipid kinase — encoded protein: MKAYKKALFIYNPLSGNRDIATELDKIIEHFIKNKIILTVIRLEEEIYDILSELLNTLDYDFIIGVGGDGTIDSIARRIVKNNITKPYAVIGSGTCNNFASNISMPSGVYKTIEEIAKYKTAMVDIGCLQTGQIFLSSLAIGVFAETSFETNSDLKEWLGPFAYHLQGLTQLPNIKTNKFIIKSDKKTVELQAYMVLVLNGTNVGNIGGLFGNNVDIKDGLFEMIIVKEANPVDLANLLVKVVKGEDFTNSNIIEIIKSSEFEIDCEDRSLAVSIDGEKGPSLPLKLSVKPNYINVIVGNTYEE
- a CDS encoding type II toxin-antitoxin system PemK/MazF family toxin, translating into MKSDKVVKRGDIYYADLSPVIGSEQGGIRPVIVVQNNIGNKFSPTIIVAPITSKMNKAKLPTHIEISAKQFGLEKDSVMLLEQIRTIDKIRLREFIGTADENTMGRVDQVLKISLSLN
- the alr gene encoding alanine racemase, whose translation is MKFSSNRAIARIFLNNILHNINEFKNIRDKKTKICAVVKADAYGHGSIEVANYIQEYIDYFAVSTGDEAIELRAAKIYKPIIILGYVFEEEVENLIKNDVDFTVYNTKIAEIISKKAEELKITAKVHIKLDTGMSRIGFLMQDDYVSEISAVNDMPGIKIVGCFSHFACADEVKNEFNKIQFDNFNEMCINLEKSGINLGIKHIANSSASESVKYDLDMIRLGIGMYGYSLNDIKNPSLDLKPAMRLESVVSNIKLLKKGTTVSYGAKYKLEKDEWIATIPIGYADGISRALSNKDVQILFENGEKGTAVGNVCMDQMMIRLDDYIEIGKKVYIFGYDNSSGYYIAKLSNTIIDETICAVHKRVKREYHAE
- a CDS encoding GGDEF domain-containing protein — translated: MSVKDRFFLIFYEKDEKCRTDITYVLLAMGSLVVHIVYHIFFIKHNKLPLIEYNIFSVFFYLFLVIFRKKIQLDKFTIVWNIEVMLFATLAIMKIGFGYGFELLFLILMSTDVFLMNNNIFVKMLVIFLEAVIFFRLLISKKFAWNFDPAVIDFYILNFLSYFFSVNVVNYASLSFFEIKNKFENMKLVEEKERYKKIAEYDALTGLVRKFYMTQQLDEAIDDYNGGKLDNLVLIFADIDDFKRINDTYGHPNGDIVLAKVGMIFKQNFRKDDIICRWGGEEFLILMKNVRKGFAYNIIDKLREKIYKQNFLFDDVNVSITMTFGVCAVYDSKIKYEELIKTADNLLYEGKHSGKNKVVYKEI
- the rsfS gene encoding ribosome silencing factor, coding for MTTNEKIKKIYEVLDKKLGEDIVVLNVNGISSITDYFVIVSAPSERQVKALEDALDYEMSKLGVEARAVEGKSSAKWILIDYNDIVVHIFKTEDREFYNLERLWKDAVFVDIEEI
- a CDS encoding LCP family protein yields the protein MKKLLKLLLFIVAFIFVLVLVANIYINNIKKSNPDNELTLADLQELSKTMNDDRINILLLGVDSLDGSQNHANMRTDTMMLLSVDPKTKTAFILSIPRDTRAEIEEYKYKFNKINSAHSIGGINSTLKAVKKLLNVDIHHFVKVDYQALFKTINDIGGVEVDVPMDMNYDDPYATPPLHIELKKGLQLLDGEKSMQFLRFRYGYANQDLGRIESQQKFMTSLIKKVLSVESATHIPQYIDTFYKYVQTDMSITDMLKIASKCIDIKPYNIKKEVLPGEAKTMYGTSYYIADPEKSKELLDILLSGNYYISQEMQDENATAPDSKNSTDTANVTNAPKIPYVVILNGDGRQGLAQRATDLLFVNNIEVQDSANADNFDYEETVVYYTDDEILAQNIATILGVNRITQENKAYYGKPTDILIVLGKDFVK
- the yqeK gene encoding bis(5'-nucleosyl)-tetraphosphatase (symmetrical) YqeK, which produces MESIFDRIKKDLKHLLSEKRYQHTLGVEKSAIMLSERYGEDIDKARISALLHDIAKQLSYDEIEEKVKKYNIVFDEIEQVSHQLLHAKIGRYIAQYEYNIEDEDILNAISYHTTGRADMSKLEMIICLADYIEENRKFEGVEKIRQLSYIDLYYALYYALNNTMIHLASENDLIHQDTLNARNFLLKNCKKHLEEVKHPHIKKIIQE
- the nadD gene encoding nicotinate-nucleotide adenylyltransferase, producing the protein MNIGILGGTFNPIHFGHTFIANYVMDYMKLDKIMFIPSGIPPHKDYVIDKNHRKAMVELAIKDNSNFLINYYEIEKEDYSYSYETVSYLLKEYKNDKFYYIIGQEAFMLFDKWYKFEELSKLITFIVVTRGEKIKSELQKKFIKYDVDMCFLDTPDIEISSTDIRNRVKENRSIKYFVDEKVENYIIKNNLYKLYNKK